The window attttatcttagtGTATATGACATGTACTGGAACTCTATTGATTATAGTTCAGAAAGCACATATGTAAATGACTATGACAATGTatgttacaattttatattcaatatatttgttgGGATAAGTTagatgatgagggtgctaaggATTGTGCCAATCTGATTGGGATGTCTGGGTGCACCTACTGATTTCTTatcatcaataattaattttggtataaataattagtttttattttatgttacaCGTAATCCACTTTCGATATATCCTTTCGTTACATTGTGAAAGCAAATGAATGTTGAATTTGGTATTCTTAATTGATGGTCTAATAAGAGCAACATATTGTAGGACATCAGTacttccaaattattttttcatttatttttttttctatatgttattatttttttattctatttgtGATTAATGTATGTGTTTAAACAattgataacatttttttcaacgTAATCTTTAGAATATAAAACAAGATATAATTTCATAACTAAAGGTATATCAAATAGAAATGAGCGACTTCAACTTTTGATGGAGTACTTACAAATTGACTTAAAACATTATTCTTGTATACGATGATCATAATGTGCATCTCACAATAGCATGTCTAGTCTCCATCTTACCAGTATCTTTGCCCCCAACACCTATAGTTATCATAGAGTTACAAATGGCCCTAGAAAATCATTCCTCTGTAAGCTCATTGCATGTTTAGTCTTCGTCTTACCCATAGGATGTGGTATACAATCTTTTGATCATAGGTTAATTTGTTACCTGCACTATTTTAAGTCTCCTCTCATTCATTCCAAAGTCCACcacaaataaattcatagGTTTAGCCATTTCTTTGTCCTTAATACCtctatgttttcaaatattaatcgCTTCAACAGTTGTTGTAGTGCTTGTTGTGGTACAAGCAGCTGTGTAAATTAATCATCAAAGTTGTTATAATTGACCTAAGAAGTCATTCTTTCATAGGTAGTTCATAATAAGTAGTTTAGAATAGATTTTCCACAACCTGCACATGTGTAGTCTTCATCTTATTTAAAAGGTATGGTATAGGTATAGATATACGTTTTTGCCACTAGGTTAATCTGTCACATGCTCCTCCTATTCCAAAGTCTACACCAATTAATAGTTTCTCGGCTTCAACtatctttaaatttcataGGGTCTTAAGTCTCCTCCAATTCCAAAGTCTGCACCAAATAATTATACACGTTCTTTCCTTCCATGggttctttcaattttataatatttttcatttgtcatTACTTTCTATATGTCATTAGAATCCTCAAGCTGCTCTTTATCCTCACTTAGACAATACCACTGATAAGGAAGCTTTgctttcattcaaatcttcacTCATTGTCGACCACCCACATGGCGTCTTGGATTCTTGGCATCCAAACACTTATATTCCTTCTCCAAGTGGCATGGAGTCCTCTTCAATTTTGTCAAGCGTTGTATCATCGGTCTCCAACATGGAAATCACTCACTCATTGGACCAATTTCTCCTCACCTCACCGTCAGCAACCTTTCATTTCTTTGCATTCTTGAGCTGCAAAGCAACAACTTCTCTAAGAGAATTCCAGTGGAGATTGATCGTCTTTTTCGATTAGAGTCTTGAACTTGAGTTCCAACGGTCTTCATGGAACCATTCCGCCATCTTTGAGTCGATGTTTGAGGCTTCGTGTCATTGATGTTTATGAGAATGAAATTCATGGTAGAATTCCGTTTGACTTGGGTAGCTCTAGCTTATCACTTTATCAGAACATGAAGATTTGAACCTTGGCCAAAATAACTTCTCACGAACCATCCCTTCTTCATTTGGTAACCCATCTTCTCTCAACAAgtttaatctaatttaaaataatttagaggGTCCAATCCCACTTGAAATGGGCCGTCTCAATCGACTATGGTATTTATAACTTGAGGATAACAAAATCTCTGGCGGTTTTCCCAACCAACTGAAACATTTCTTCTTTGTATATGTTGAATAATATCAGTTTTTGGTAAACTTCCATCTAATTTGTTCACTGCACTGAGTAGTTTTTCTATTGCGTATTTTGGAGGAAATCTTTTTTATGGCCAAATTCCTGAATCACTTTCTAAAGCCTCCCCTCTCCAAAGATTTGACTTGTTAAAAAACCAGATTTCAGGAGAAATTCCTTCACTTTGGAAGCTAGAGAAAATTCAGTTTCTAAgctttgaaattaattatctaACAAAGCGATGGAATGGAAGGTCTCAATTTTATTACTTCACTTACCAATTCAACTAGCCTGAAAGTGTTGTCTGTGGCCACAAATTCACTCACGTGTCAGCTTCCACGGTCCATTGGAAATTGGTTAACTCAACTCTATACGCTTCTAATAGCAGAAAACCAGTTTAGTGGAACCATTCCTGAAGAAATAGGAAATTTGGTTGGTCTCATTTCTGTATCCTTCCTTACAAATTCCTTCACAGGGAACATTCCTTTTCCATTAGAAAACCTCAAGAATTTGCAGATATTGTCTTTAAAATCCAATTTTCTTTCAGGCTTCATTCCAGAAACATTTGGTAATCTAAGTGAGCCATCTCAATTCACAGTTAATGACAACAACTTAGGTGGCAAAATTCCTCCAAGTTTAACAAACTGTGAGCGTCTcaccattttttatatttcagaAAACGGGTTAATTGGAAACTTACCCGATGagatatttaactttaaaactcttttaatattcaatGTTTCATTCAACAATTTTACAGGTCACTTGCCTTCTCAAATTGACAAGTTATCGATGGTTCAACAGTTTGATGTTGCCAACAATTAACTCTCCGAGCCCATTCCAAGCATAATAGGCAATTGCTTGAATCTTGAGTACTTGATCATGTCTATTCGAAAGGAATCAAACACAATATTCATACTATAAATTGAAACATGCGACGGGGGATTTCGgcaatgaaaatttaatcGGAAAGGGGAGTTTCGGATCCGTTTACAAAGGTGTAACGAGAGACAGACCTTCAATTGCCATTAAAGTAATAGACTTGGAACAAATGGATTTCTTATCGAATGTGAAGTATTCAGAAACACAAGTTATCGAAACCTTGTAAAGATCCTCAGTGCTTGCCTTGATTTTGGAATTTATGCTAAATGGAAACTTGGAAACTTGGCTACACAGAAAAGGAAGTGGCAGATCAGAACAGAACCATGGCTGACTCTGAAATGAAGAATAGACATAGCTTTAGATGTAGCAGCAGCAATAATGGAGTACTTCACCATGGATTAGAAACTCCTGTGGTTCATTGTGATTTAAAGCCAAGTAATGTACTCAGAGCATTACTAGTGGGTTAAGAGGATCTATTGGCAACAACCCACCAGGTACTTACAGTTTTGATTCAACTTGCTTTGCATTAAGATTTACACTTCTAACCCAACTTTGAGTAATACTAATTCAACCTGAATATAAGTAcccaaaaaaatgttgaagttgTGAGAAAGTAGTAAGATTTAGAGTTAGAAGTTAATGTGTGAGTTAGTAATGAAGAGTATGGATATGGGGTTGGAATATGAAGAAAAGGAGATGTTAGAAGTTATGAGATTCTTCTTTTGGAAATGCTTAATTACTGGAAGAAGTCCTAATGAAGAAATGTTTAGTGGAGACATAAACCTTAAAAAATAGATACAACTTGGGGGATTTCAAATATGGTGATTGATATTTTGGATTAAAAGATTGAAAGaactttcatttcaaataaatgaCAGATTTTTATGAGATTTAATTCTCTTCTAAAGactatattaataaataaaaaaagaaagaaagaaattgggATTGATTAAGATCATTTGACAGCACAATTGCTTCGTTTTAAGTCAAATCTCATTCCTGGAATCCCCTTTTACAActaattcttaattaaaagtCTTCTTTAGATAATTACCCATTATTAATCATTCCCAAATGGAAATTTgctaaattatacaaaatattctCTACTAtatgataaattcaaaaaacttaaacttaaaaaaaaaaaatatgaaaatagtttgggtttttgtttcaaatattatctttaatttaagaacatttttatcatttagtcataaatacttttgtttgaaaataactaaaattgcTTTCTAGATTTAAATTCATCCTCGAAAATTCATTGCTCGTCTTTCACttaaaaatatactaattattttactaaGAAGATAAAATCAGTAGGAATTGAAGAAAGTCAAAATTTGCACAATCAATTGAGTGATGAGTAGTCAAAGGATTTGGATTCCTCAAATCCCTTCTAaactaattgattttgtattaaagaaaacataagtggaaatttcaagaattaaatttctcaagtggattatttttaattgtagtatagaattaaaagaaaatattaatttttgttgggaattttgtaaataaatgaatatatatatatatatagttggtGGGAATTTACTCCTCTCAAGTTTTCTTCAACTGCTTTTCATTAATTTGGTTGAACAGCATTCATACAAATGTCCCAACGCCCAACTCTCTAATCTTCAATCCAATTAATTCTTGAGTTTTGAaaacacatttaaatttagttcttaattATACAAGTGTgtactttatatttatatttggattaattttaattttaccaattttagccattaaatcataaatgaaataattaataactaaaataaactcaaaatattaactataaagttttgaaaatttgtcaaattcacttaattaacttttataattCTAGCCATTAAAtactctaaatattttaattttattcaaaatgactaatttttaaaattaaacgtCCGTAGATTTCAAATCTATcacaattataatatttttttaaaaataaattaaatttggtctatttatcaaatttgtttcaaaagaagCCCATATctctgatttctttttcaaaactcTACTACTTTTCTAATGAATCCAAATACACATATTAGGATGTGTAATAAAAAGGAATGTTTGTACTTTGTAGATTCATATACTGCTCAGCTGCCtacttcatttattaatattaatataaagtataaaCTTATGAACATACAAGAAACAACCCATTTAAtgtaaagaaattaaaaaagccaaaattaacaatgatgtcattttaaagaataattaaatctTATACCAAATCCTTATCTTTTTCACATACCATTGGTTCCCCACTATCATTATTTCcctttcttattatttccatattattattattatcattatatgCTCCTCTCTAACTTTCCTCCCTATTTAtgtctctcttttttgttttatttatcttcCTATTATAACTTAGAGATTaagctaaattttaaataaatcaactaatatatatatatatattgttgtaaACTGCTTAATTCATGTCTCCTATACTCAATATATtgatttctatatttgtttgtaATATGACCTACAAATacaactattattattataatgttGTTGGGTAACATCACACATGATATTAAATATCACTCATAAGATGAATAGGTTGATTTTCATTTGACCTTATTTGTTCAAACTTTAAGTCTTACTTTACTTtgtcattaaattaaatcaacaaacctcaaattgaaatttaatatttgttttcatacATACTAATCAAGATTTAATCTACTCAAAATATCACTTCAACTATCTCTTCAACGCCTGACTTTTACGACttgttaagttttttttttttatttctattgtatatattaaatagaaGCATACTTAGGAATACTTAGATTTggtattttaagttaattctattgttaaatatttcatgttaaaaattcaaccaaGGATAacatattttagagaaaaggTTTATGAAAGTTTGATGGTCAAATCCATCAACTTACACAACTCTGTTTTACTCgaacataatttaaatattcaatatcAATCTTTCATTTCTGTGTAGAAATTGAATTGTATTATTCCAAATTAAAACCAACCATTCAATTTggtatttttaattaactgtTTTTGACAGATTCACAACGAAAGACAATAAAATAGGTGGGActtggaaaattattttaacctCCTTGCCCAAGTCTATGGATGGTTGAATCAACTAAGAAAATTTGATGGCAacacaaaaatggaaagaaaaaaaaagtgacaaagaaatgttaaattaattattcttggttatttttgttatttttgctaaTATCAAGTTGTAATATTATCATTGGTCCTCATTACCAACTATTTTATCCCTTTCAAGGCCCTTCTCTGCAATTAAACATAGAGAGAGGGaccttaataaaataaaaaggtatacaaagttttctttagaaaaagtattcaaatatttcctaaaatataaacaactTTAGAGCACATGTCAATGGTGGCCTTATTGAAAATGGCTAAAAGTCACCTAAAAATGCATATAGAACTGCCCCATGAAGAATTCATTTGAGTggtatttttttctatctaaTAATTGCAAGGTGgagatattaaataaaattgccCCATGAGTTCATTTACTATAGTCTAatgtatttttgaaaaataaaacttaggTTTAGAAAAACTTgggaatgaatgaatgaataaataaaaagaatttaggGTAAGCAAAGGGTTCCTCATTCCTTCATGTGAACTATGAGCTGACATCAACCATTTTAGAGGTTGCCATTGCCTTCTTCACAATTGTCATTCTcattcctctctctctctctctctctctcctctgtCTTTTTCtgtaaatttcaattcaacaaaATCTGCTAACCATGCCAACTTCTTATCCTCTTCCCCCCacttcaaatttcttcttcacttcTACTTCAACATTTATAGCATAACCTTCTAGATCCCAATCCTTCCCTTTCCATCATGGCCCGTCTCTGTTTactctgtttcttcttcttcctctttctcgCCGCCCCCGCCGCATCTCAGCAGCTTTACTTCTCTGGATTTCAAGATGATGCCGCCGTCGCTGCCAACTTAACTCTCACTGACATCGCCAAGATCGAGCAGAACGGAATCTTGAAACTGACAAATGATACCAGTCGATTACAGGGTCATGCCTTTTACAGTTCCCCCGTTCGTTTCAAAAACTCATCCGACGGTAAAGTTTTTTCGTTCTCCACCGCTTTTGTCATCGCCGTCGTCCCTGAGTACCCGACTCTAGGTGGCCATGGCCTCGCCTTCACCATTGCCCCCTCGAAGAACCTCCGTGGACTTCCCAGTCAGTATTTAGGCCTTCTCAATGCGAAAGACGTCGGAAACTTTACGAACCATCTCTTCGCGGTTGAGTTCGATACTGTTCAAGATTTCGAGTTTGCCGATATCAACGATAACCACGTCGGAATTAATCTCAACCATATGATTTCTAATGTCTCCACCACCGCTTCCTATTTCGTCGACGATGGACCCACCAAGCAGAACCTAACCTTGAAAAGTGGGAGGCCGATTCAAGCTTGGGTCGATTACGATTCCTCTGTGAATTCCCTCACGGTGGCACTTTCTCCGTCTTCCACCAAACCCAAGAAGCCGATTCTGTCATTTAATGTAGATCTCTCTCCGATTCTTGACGAGTTTATGTATGTTGGGTTCTCGGCCTCCACTGGGCTTCTTGCAAGTTCGCACTATGTGTTGGGGTGGAGTTTCAGTATGAATGGACAAGCCCGGTCTCTGGATCTGTCTTCTTTGCCTTCTGTTCCAGGTCCGAAGAAAAAGCACACTGCTTTTACAATTGGGATTTCTGTTGCGGCTGTTTTGATTGTGATAATCGCGATTTGTGTTGCTGTTTTAATCATTTGGAAGATAAAAAACGCTGATATAATCGAGGCCTGGGAGCACGAAATCGGTCCTCATCGGTACTCTTACAAGGAGCTCAAGAAAGCCACTAAGCGATTTAGGGATAAAGAGCTTCTAGGGCGCGGTGGGTTTGGGAAAGTTTACAAGGGAACTTTGCCGAATTCAAAAATCCAAGTGGCTGTGAAGCGAATTTCTCACGAATCGAAACAGGGCCTAAGGGAATTTGTGTCGGAAATCGCTAGCATTGGCCGGCTTCGTCACCGGAACTTGGTTCAGTTACTGGGATGGTGTCGCCGCCGTGGCGATCTGCTTCTCGTTTATGATTTTATGGCTAATGGGAGCTTGGATA of the Cucumis sativus cultivar 9930 chromosome 3, Cucumber_9930_V3, whole genome shotgun sequence genome contains:
- the LOC101223168 gene encoding L-type lectin-domain containing receptor kinase S.4; the protein is MARLCLLCFFFFLFLAAPAASQQLYFSGFQDDAAVAANLTLTDIAKIEQNGILKLTNDTSRLQGHAFYSSPVRFKNSSDGKVFSFSTAFVIAVVPEYPTLGGHGLAFTIAPSKNLRGLPSQYLGLLNAKDVGNFTNHLFAVEFDTVQDFEFADINDNHVGINLNHMISNVSTTASYFVDDGPTKQNLTLKSGRPIQAWVDYDSSVNSLTVALSPSSTKPKKPILSFNVDLSPILDEFMYVGFSASTGLLASSHYVLGWSFSMNGQARSLDLSSLPSVPGPKKKHTAFTIGISVAAVLIVIIAICVAVLIIWKIKNADIIEAWEHEIGPHRYSYKELKKATKRFRDKELLGRGGFGKVYKGTLPNSKIQVAVKRISHESKQGLREFVSEIASIGRLRHRNLVQLLGWCRRRGDLLLVYDFMANGSLDNYIFDDPDVNLSWQQRFGIIKGVASGLLYLHEGYEQVVIHRDVKASNVLLDSEMNGKLGDFGLARLYEHGANPSTTRVVGTLGYLAPELPRTGKATTSSDVYAFGALLLEVACGRRPIDPKSSSEELVLVDWVWENYREGKLLDVMDPKLKGDFNVVEAMMILKLGLFCSNDSAAARPSMRQVVRFLEGEMGVPEEISAPKVMEGGRNGEGFDDFVNSFASSSFNKFSSYSSTGNKDMDMSFASFSTSPLSLLNGRD